The following coding sequences lie in one Phragmites australis chromosome 8, lpPhrAust1.1, whole genome shotgun sequence genomic window:
- the LOC133926823 gene encoding ubiquitin-conjugating enzyme E2 5B, with amino-acid sequence MASKRILKELKDLQKDPPTSCSAGPVAEDMFHWQATIMGPSDSPYAGGVFLVTIHFPPDYPFKPPKVAFKTKVFHPNINSNGSICLDILKEQWSPALTVSKVLLSICSLLTDPNPDDPLVPEIAHMYKTDRVKYESTARSWTQKYAMC; translated from the exons ATGGCGTCGAAGCGGATCCTCAAGGAGCTCAAGGACCTGCAGAAGGATCCCCCTACCTCCTGCAGCGCCG GCCCTGTGGCGGAAGATATGTTCCACTGGCAAGCGACGATCATGGGTCCATCAGATAGCCCGTATGCTGGTGGCGTCTTTTTGGTCACCATTCACTTCCCTCCAGACTACCCATTCAAACCACCCAAG GTTGCATTCAAGACAAAGGTTTTCCATCCTAATATCAACAGCAACGGGAGCATCTGTCTTGATATCTTGAAGGAACAATGGAGCCCCGCATTGACAGTTTCAAAG GTGCTTCTCTCAATTTGCTCCCTATTGACGGATCCGAACCCCGACGACCCATTGGTCCCAGAGATTGCTCACATGTACAAGACTGATCGGGTGAAATACGAGTCCACCGCGAGGAGCTGGACGCAGAAATATGCGATGTGCTGA